tatattatttcttttaaactATTATGCAAATTattcattttgaaatttttatatacatCTTTGTATTTTAAACCATCATGAACCTAtacatatgtattatttattttaaacttcttaTATGCTATTTAGTTATATCGTTTTATATGATAATTATGTTAAATTCTCTTTATTATTTGTTATAAACTTTTCtactattattaattttaaaatttcatatgttatttatattaaacttttatatatatatcttttatatgttaatgattttaaattcttttattgttatttgttttgaacttttatatattacttattttaaatttttatcttaaaattttactttgtattatatttatatataaattttcatttaaactcttttatacatttttattttattttatatatatattatttatattaaactatttttattatcactgttattatttatatttttattgctattattttgtattaataatattattattgttatatttaatattattattgctTTCATCATAActactactactattattatagttttttttCTTACATTTACGTATTTCTTTTTATATAATACATTgattccatttcatcattttattatttattcgttTATACCTTTATATAATTTCAAACTTTgaattctttattattttatatcattattttgtttcatacaatacttatttatatttatattattattgttattttatcatttttacttaaattacaAATTTGTATGCATAttttacataatacttatttgcattatttttattatcattgttattattattatttaaaataaaaataaaaataatttcacttgatgtttatttatttttatgtttatttgcttatccttaatttaaaattaagtttTCACTAGAATTTTCTTTGTTATTTCATGTATcattgtatttatttttattttgttttattctcattATCATTATCTTACTATATATCTATTTGTTTATTCGTATATGTCTCTATATACCGTAAGTTTATGTTATTCATTAATATTATTGTATTTATATCATCTTCATTGTTATTTTATTACGCACATCGATCATCGCAATTTGTTTTCTCATTTTACCATAAAatcataattatattaaattttttactCGACACATAAAATTGTGATTTCTAAAGTAAagcaatattccgtatttggaaattcgagaaatcgtgccctaacttactgggttacgatttttctcgtttaacctaaataacggcgTATTCTTTTAAAATCACAACACGAGTTTtaaataaaatgcttactctctgagatttgaggtgttgtgtcctaacttactcaATGTGGCATCTTATcacctcgagataagattttttgcaaataaaggaatatttcgtgtttggaaatttcgagaaaatcgtgccctacgtgttgggtttcgatttatcgttTGACCGAACGACCGAATATCCTTTGAAAATTTCAATGCATAAGTTTTGGGAAATTATGAGATGTTTTTGGTATTGAAGGTTCGAAATGTCATGTCCTATgcgctggatgtgatattttatttcttcgaaacaagagaatcttaatatcCACTTCAAGCTATCCAAACATTCATAAAAaaagatcgtattttaaaatttattttaaaatctttttaactttcgacattaagacactaactaatcaattcgggaccaatttttgggcgtgtctcgcacgtaaccgactcccgaatccttTTCTCTCAAGTTTCATAGACCAAAAACACCATTTTAATAAACTAAAACGTTTTATTAAAGTAAGGGTGGTCCGATCATACCTAATAAAGATcgatggcgactcccgttttgattttcattttcaaaaccaagTCGATtgccctttttaaaaaaaaatgatttcgacAATTGCCAATCTCCAAAAAAGACAAGTATGTGACTTGTGTAGTGATATGAGTAGTGGGCACTACTTGTGGCATTGCACGAGTCACTACTCAGATAACTACCTCAACAAATTAGTACACATTGTATACCTTTCATTATTCTCATaatttatataacaaaaataaaatctaaaatttcaaatttacttTCTAACATATTGCATAAACGAACATATTACAAATTAAGTTTGCTGATGACCACACTAACAACACAATCAACAACAAAAATCATACCCATTTGACTTGACTTGTTGGATGAGCAAGTTCAAGCCTTATTTAACAAAGCACACAAAATCATAAACAAACACAAGCCCTGGACTAACTAGTTCTGAGAAATTTGAAATAAAGTGGAAACTAAAGTAAATGGCTCTCCAAGTATAGCAGAAACGACCAACTTGAGAAATGTGATCAACAATTTGATACCCTTCATTGCATTCGAGCTTTGTCCTTCACTTGGGCGAACCACTTGGTTTGGAGCAAGATTTTGCAGTGCAAGGATTTTATTTTCCTCATTAGCGAGAACATCAAGTTGAAAATAACCCCTTTTCCAATTGTCAAGACATGCTTCTTTCAGACACGCCACATGGTAACATAGCTTACCATCTGAGGAAACATAGGACAAACCCTGGACTTTGCCTGATGCTCTTTCCTTTCTTTGACATTTCAAGCATCTTGATTTGGTATTTTCGCGAAGTTCGATTACTTCGTTGGAATCCGGAAGGGTAATGGTCAAAGAAAGGTTCGCGCAATGGGGATGTAAATCAATATCTCCATGGGAGCATTGGTACAAGAATCCTTGTATGTCCAAGGCACAAATGTTGCAAATTCTTGTTCCTAGTAATGGATTCTGTTGGTGAAATTGGAAGTcgcattttttgaaaaatttctgAGTCGGGGGACGTCGGTATTGAAGCCCAAATCCGCATTCGTCATGAAGTATGTAATTGCAATTCATGTTGGGACATTGGTAGCGAAGCCCAAATCCTAGCTCTTTGCACCCACCACAAATGAAAGGAACTTCACTCCTCTCCAGCTTAAGCTTATGCTCTGGGTGACCATCTTTATCATGTATCTCTAGCAATCCTGCCATCTCTCCAAATTGGCTTTTCTGCAAACACAAATATTGAATTGAGTTgaatcatcaaccaattcaaacaaATATATGCAACTAAGGTTACTTTcatacaaaattttgttttattcgtAAGTATAGATACATACCAACTCATTGTCACttgaattaaattacttatttttatgaatattcacAATAACATTCATTGAATTTTAGTGATGGGTAACAAAACAAATCAAAGAACTAAgataatttaaaaaaagaaaacattattagaatttaaaatttaaagaccaaagattaaattaaaaccaCAAAAAAGAAATATATGCAATTAATCATTTCGTGAACAAAGCTAGATGGTTAAAAAAAACGACTCATATTTAGAAAAAAAGACCTTAGAAATTCTATTGTTATAAAaactaatatatttataaaagaaataAACTGCTTCCACAATTATGCATTAATTATAGCTAATATAAAAGGAAACAACCTTGAATGAGCGTAGGAACCAAGCTGGTTAATAAATTCTTTGAAGGCTTTAATAAGCTGGAACGGAAAGAGCCGTGTGAAGTTATGTATTTATAGAGCAAATAGCTCTCGTATGCTCCTTCATTGGTTATTTCTTCCACACGTCTagatcaatttatttttaattttgacttttattactattactattattatttgtcCATCACACTTAGTTTTATAACAAAACTGAGGCCTAAGTTGATAGCATCGGCTACTAATTTATTGGATTTTGCAATACTTGATGGTGATTATAATTAGTATTTGTAGCTTCaaagaaattattattattattatttatattgatACGTCACAAATTAATATGAAGGAACATAATTAAATAGAAGCTTCTTGTGTTGACCCATGTCTGATTTTTGTTTTCTACGTACAAACGATGGAGAAAGATGACAACAAGTTTCAGGTTAAATTGTGTTCAAATcttattagtttaatttttttcttagaaTATGATAAATTCAAcaatatcattttaaaatttttattttagagaACAAGAAGTTTTCAAAGACAAAaatactttttctttttccttagaGTTAAATATGTATGGAAGTATTTGAACATGACAATTTATATTTACttggtattttaattttttggacCTAACTGATACCCGACTAACACCGTTAAAATATGTTGATGTGACATTGATGACCAACATCATGGTGACACATGACATCCTCACATTTTGACATGTGatgaaagttttaaaaatattttacatatttataaaaaaatatttttttattaagtgTTAAAATATAAAGTTGCCACATGTCACTATGCTATTGGTCATTAGTACCACATCAACATCACGTCAACATATTTTAACAATGTTAGATAGGTACTTAAAAGTACCAAGTTAGTTTACTGTTTTTAAGTTTAGGTGCAAAAAGAATTTAAGTCTCAAGTAGGTATAAATTTGAATCAATTTAGGtacctccatatatatatatatatatattaaacatttTCATTAACAATaagataatatattttaattatgtttaacaattcaaataacaaattaaaaactaattacaataattaaaatacattatttagaaaattaagtaaaaattaaatgTATAACATCATATACAATACATATGGCTTTAGAAAATAGTTTGTATTTAAAACAATAAGCTTAAAACCAACAAATAGTGGATGCAGTGGTAACTAGTAAGGTGGATTATACTCTTAAGGAGAGAACAAAAGTTCAAGGGTGAAGCAAGGGGTTGGCAGGCCTGctcttttaaaatgaaaaattttcctttttaactcctttataatttataaaattttaagttagtataTAATAAAATTGCACATTCaccttcaaaaataataaaaatttcatcaaatctcttaaaaattataaagatataggctataaatttggtaaaattgtatttgtgctatcataaaatatataatttaattttgtaccccaaaaataattttctgactTCGTCCCTATGCAGATTCGAACCTTAGAGATGACAATGTTGAGAAGGATAATCTTGAATGCCACATAAACTGTAAAATGAACATATATGATTAAAAATCGATCAACTTAAATTAAGAATttgttaattaataataatagaatCTGATGAAGTCAAATTCACACCTTAGAAACTCATCAAGGATATTTTATTATCCATGATCAAGGGAAATGAACAAGTCAATGTTGCATATTTTGCCTGTCATTTTCTTAGTTCTAAACTTAGCACCATGCAAGCTACGAGTTCAGATAGATCTCCAcaacaatataataataataaaggttaGTTAGATAATATTTTATTCTTCAATTTGTATATATACTCCATTTATTATTACTTTGTTTTTCTAGATC
The Gossypium arboreum isolate Shixiya-1 chromosome 10, ASM2569848v2, whole genome shotgun sequence genome window above contains:
- the LOC108488228 gene encoding uncharacterized protein LOC108488228, with translation MAGLLEIHDKDGHPEHKLKLERSEVPFICGGCKELGFGLRYQCPNMNCNYILHDECGFGLQYRRPPTQKFFKKCDFQFHQQNPLLGTRICNICALDIQGFLYQCSHGDIDLHPHCANLSLTITLPDSNEVIELRENTKSRCLKCQRKERASGKVQGLSYVSSDGKLCYHVACLKEACLDNWKRGYFQLDVLANEENKILALQNLAPNQVVRPSEGQSSNAMKGIKLLITFLKLVVSAILGEPFTLVSTLFQISQN